A portion of the Desulfurispora thermophila DSM 16022 genome contains these proteins:
- the trpA gene encoding tryptophan synthase subunit alpha, with the protein MQGFPTLMSKLQLGRYKGFFPFLMAGYPDLATTVELAGALAEAGADLLEIGLPFSDPVADGPLLQMAAQHSLQQGTRVAQVLQAVEKITSRTGLPVLLMSYYNPVLQYGPAHFARDAAAAGACGVIVPDLPPEEAWPLKEQVKARGLEFIHFLAPTTPPERLEFIVKQSTGFLYCLSVNGVTGIRQEIDTIMPKIITSVRRISPIPLAIGFGISTPAQAATLARSFEAVIVGSALVRIIAACQQQAKPAVQEVYRLASQMRQALQV; encoded by the coding sequence ATGCAGGGATTTCCCACATTGATGAGCAAACTGCAACTTGGGCGGTACAAGGGATTTTTCCCTTTCCTGATGGCCGGCTATCCAGATCTGGCCACCACCGTCGAGCTGGCCGGTGCGCTGGCCGAAGCTGGGGCAGATTTGCTGGAAATCGGACTGCCCTTTTCCGATCCCGTGGCGGACGGCCCGCTGCTGCAAATGGCCGCCCAGCACTCCCTGCAACAGGGGACAAGGGTAGCGCAAGTGCTGCAAGCTGTGGAGAAAATCACGTCCAGGACCGGACTGCCCGTCCTGCTCATGAGCTACTACAACCCCGTGCTGCAGTATGGTCCGGCCCATTTCGCCCGGGATGCCGCGGCGGCGGGAGCCTGCGGTGTCATCGTACCCGACCTGCCACCGGAAGAAGCTTGGCCGCTCAAGGAACAGGTGAAAGCCAGGGGTCTGGAGTTCATCCATTTTCTGGCCCCCACCACACCGCCGGAACGGCTGGAGTTTATAGTCAAACAAAGCACAGGTTTCCTATATTGTCTCTCCGTGAACGGAGTTACTGGCATAAGGCAGGAAATTGATACAATTATGCCGAAAATTATTACCTCGGTGCGGCGGATTTCTCCCATTCCGCTGGCCATTGGTTTTGGCATATCCACGCCTGCGCAGGCTGCTACCCTGGCCCGCTCCTTCGAGGCGGTGATTGTGGGCAGTGCCCTGGTCAGGATCATTGCCGCCTGTCAGCAACAGGCAAAGCCGGCGGTACAAGAGGTTTACCGACTGGCCAGCCAGATGCGCCAGGCTTTACAAGTGTGA
- a CDS encoding anthranilate synthase component I family protein — protein MIYNNYTNYLTSAKHYHLIPLLKVIPLPDITPRQVLAALARERGVCLLETAQPAQDNVSIICARPLLTVRVLQDGVEWQEHTRQEQRRELGNPWDILENIKKRYPVAPLNLPVPFYCGLLGWWGYEMVAHLEPVGIQPAQPGGEQGHFIVPGLVIVFAHAQKQLYIVANTVSRPEARDSYHQGMRWLEEACGLLTGDLPATQMVTGPDRPTLPPAAVICSPQQAQFMQMVQTARQYIEAGEIYQVVLSQQQEYSHTAPPLQVYDRLCRMNPSPYMYYLDLGDQIIVGSSPEMLVKVERDTVTTCPIAGTRPRGGTEPEDERLAQELLHDPKERAEHLMLVDLGRNDLGRVARPGSVQVEKFMELERYSHVIHLVSRLRAQLLPQTSPLAVLKACFPAGTVTGAPKVRAMQIIAELEPLPRGVYAGAIGYWQWAAPENLDTAIAIRTAVFSQGRVLIRAGAGIVYDSRPDAEYREIQNKLGALLACLGEGKAIGAGD, from the coding sequence ATGATCTACAATAACTACACAAACTATTTAACCAGTGCAAAGCACTATCATTTAATCCCCCTGCTTAAAGTCATACCCCTGCCCGACATCACACCCCGCCAGGTTTTGGCTGCCCTGGCCAGAGAGCGGGGGGTGTGCCTGCTGGAGACTGCCCAGCCCGCACAGGACAACGTATCCATCATCTGCGCGCGGCCCCTGCTCACAGTGCGCGTTTTGCAGGACGGTGTGGAATGGCAGGAGCATACCAGGCAGGAGCAGCGGCGGGAATTGGGCAATCCCTGGGATATACTGGAGAACATCAAAAAACGATACCCCGTAGCTCCCCTGAACCTGCCGGTGCCTTTTTACTGCGGTTTACTGGGCTGGTGGGGCTACGAAATGGTCGCCCACCTGGAACCCGTCGGCATACAGCCAGCCCAACCGGGAGGGGAGCAGGGGCATTTTATTGTCCCCGGCCTGGTGATTGTTTTTGCCCATGCGCAAAAGCAGCTCTACATTGTGGCCAACACCGTTTCGCGCCCGGAAGCCCGGGATAGCTACCACCAGGGGATGAGGTGGCTGGAAGAAGCCTGCGGCCTGCTGACCGGCGACCTGCCGGCAACACAAATGGTGACTGGGCCGGACCGGCCCACCCTTCCCCCCGCAGCAGTGATTTGCAGCCCGCAGCAGGCCCAGTTTATGCAAATGGTGCAAACCGCCCGCCAGTACATTGAGGCCGGTGAAATTTACCAGGTGGTGCTTTCCCAGCAACAGGAGTATAGCCATACTGCTCCTCCACTCCAGGTGTACGACCGCCTCTGCCGGATGAACCCGTCCCCCTACATGTATTATCTGGATCTGGGCGATCAGATTATTGTCGGTTCTTCACCCGAAATGCTGGTCAAGGTGGAGAGGGATACAGTCACCACCTGTCCCATTGCCGGCACCAGGCCCCGTGGGGGGACGGAGCCGGAAGATGAGCGGTTGGCGCAAGAACTGCTCCATGATCCCAAGGAAAGAGCAGAACACTTAATGCTGGTGGACCTGGGGCGCAATGACCTGGGCCGGGTGGCTCGTCCGGGTTCCGTACAGGTGGAAAAGTTTATGGAACTGGAACGGTACTCCCATGTCATCCACCTGGTGTCGCGCCTGCGGGCGCAATTGTTGCCGCAAACATCGCCGCTGGCCGTGCTGAAAGCCTGCTTCCCGGCCGGCACGGTAACCGGAGCACCCAAAGTGAGGGCGATGCAGATTATTGCCGAACTGGAGCCATTGCCCCGGGGGGTTTATGCCGGAGCTATCGGATACTGGCAATGGGCGGCACCGGAAAACCTGGATACAGCCATTGCCATTCGTACCGCAGTCTTCAGCCAGGGCCGGGTGTTGATCCGGGCCGGGGCGGGGATTGTTTATGATTCCCGCCCCGATGCGGAATACCGGGAAATCCAGAACAAACTGGGGGCCTTGCTGGCCTGCCTGGGGGAGGGAAAAGCAATTGGTGCTGGTGATTGA
- a CDS encoding prephenate dehydrogenase — translation MGLGLIGGSLGLALRQNKLVNAVIGYDPDWRTCQLARQMGAVDETISDLTGINEADLVVLATPVSTTIELLPTVVRHAPPRSVVMDTGSTKTEIVHQAARFFPPSGTRVFIGGHPLAGSEKNGITAARPDLFHNAVFVLVLPSGVESVPSALLALLQAIGARPFLLEAAEHDRAVALISHLPHLIAACLASTVRKAQSPEILRSLAAGGWRDTTRVARGRPALWADILLSNADHLLPAIESLQEQLTMVKDMLARQDRQSLHLFLERARQFLIAK, via the coding sequence GTGGGCCTGGGACTGATTGGCGGATCCCTGGGGCTGGCGTTGCGCCAGAACAAGCTGGTCAACGCGGTAATCGGTTACGACCCGGACTGGCGGACCTGCCAACTGGCCAGGCAGATGGGCGCGGTAGACGAGACGATCAGTGACCTGACCGGCATTAATGAAGCAGATCTGGTAGTGCTGGCCACGCCAGTCAGCACCACCATTGAATTATTGCCCACAGTGGTCAGGCATGCGCCACCCCGGTCAGTCGTCATGGACACCGGCAGCACCAAAACAGAAATTGTTCATCAGGCCGCCCGATTTTTCCCACCCTCCGGTACCAGGGTTTTCATTGGCGGCCACCCGCTGGCCGGTTCGGAGAAAAACGGCATCACAGCCGCCCGGCCAGACCTGTTTCACAATGCCGTTTTTGTCCTGGTTCTACCATCCGGGGTGGAGAGTGTACCCTCCGCACTGCTCGCACTGCTCCAAGCCATAGGAGCCCGGCCTTTTTTACTGGAAGCCGCAGAACACGACCGGGCTGTGGCCCTGATCAGCCACCTGCCTCACCTGATCGCCGCCTGTCTGGCCAGCACAGTGAGGAAAGCTCAGAGTCCAGAAATACTGCGCAGTCTGGCCGCCGGTGGCTGGCGCGATACCACGCGTGTCGCCCGGGGCCGGCCCGCTCTTTGGGCGGATATTTTACTGAGCAATGCTGACCATCTATTGCCGGCCATAGAGAGTTTGCAGGAGCAGCTAACAATGGTCAAAGACATGCTGGCCCGGCAGGATAGGCAGTCGCTGCACCTTTTTCTGGAACGAGCCAGACAATTTCTGATCGCGAAGTGA
- the trpB gene encoding tryptophan synthase subunit beta encodes MNLPDQRGYYGKFGGMFVPETLVTALAQLSEAFAAAWRDDSFQQELQHYLKVYVGRPSLLYYATRLSEHLGGARIYLKREDLNHTGAHKINNTIGQALLARRMGKSRIIAETGAGQHGVAAATAAALFGLHCVVYMGEIDVKRQALNVFRMQLLGAEVRPVKSGSRTLKDAMNEAMRDWVTNVNDTFYIVGSTAGPHPYPLMVRQLQSVIGREARRQMLEECGRLPDAVVACVGGGSNALGIFHAFLNDPVRLYGVEAAGSGLDTDRHAAPLQKGRPGVLHGSYSYLLQDEDGQVQEAHSIAAGLDYPGVGPEHSYLKECGRVEYLAATDQQALAAYQLLCRTEGIIPALESAHALAAACELARQMSQEQIILVNLSGRGDKDVQTVAQQCGEVL; translated from the coding sequence ATGAATCTACCCGATCAGCGGGGCTATTACGGCAAATTCGGCGGGATGTTTGTTCCGGAAACACTGGTCACCGCTCTGGCGCAACTATCTGAAGCATTTGCTGCGGCCTGGCGGGATGACAGCTTTCAGCAGGAGTTGCAGCATTACCTGAAAGTTTATGTGGGGCGGCCCTCATTGCTTTACTACGCCACGCGATTGAGCGAGCACCTGGGCGGTGCCAGAATCTACTTGAAGCGGGAGGACCTCAACCACACCGGCGCACACAAAATCAACAACACCATCGGACAGGCATTGCTGGCCCGGCGCATGGGTAAAAGCAGAATAATTGCCGAAACCGGCGCAGGCCAGCACGGTGTGGCAGCCGCCACAGCCGCCGCCCTCTTCGGGCTGCACTGTGTGGTCTATATGGGCGAGATTGATGTGAAGCGGCAGGCGCTCAATGTTTTCCGCATGCAGTTGCTGGGTGCCGAAGTCCGACCGGTAAAAAGCGGCAGCCGGACACTCAAGGACGCCATGAATGAAGCCATGCGCGATTGGGTAACCAATGTAAACGACACCTTCTATATAGTTGGTTCCACCGCCGGCCCCCACCCTTACCCTTTAATGGTCCGCCAGTTGCAGAGCGTGATTGGCCGGGAGGCCCGCCGGCAGATGCTGGAAGAGTGCGGCCGGTTGCCCGATGCCGTGGTGGCCTGCGTGGGGGGAGGCAGCAACGCGCTGGGTATTTTTCACGCTTTTCTAAACGACCCGGTACGGCTATATGGCGTGGAGGCGGCCGGCAGCGGTTTGGACACGGACCGGCATGCCGCCCCGCTGCAGAAGGGCCGCCCGGGAGTGCTGCATGGCTCATACAGCTACCTTTTGCAGGATGAAGACGGGCAGGTGCAGGAAGCCCATTCCATTGCCGCCGGTCTGGACTACCCCGGCGTGGGGCCGGAACACAGTTACCTGAAGGAATGCGGCCGGGTGGAATATCTGGCCGCCACAGACCAGCAAGCGCTGGCAGCTTACCAGTTGCTCTGTCGTACCGAGGGCATCATTCCCGCTCTGGAGAGCGCTCATGCCCTCGCAGCCGCATGTGAGTTGGCCCGCCAGATGTCCCAGGAACAAATTATTCTGGTCAACCTTTCCGGCCGGGGAGATAAAGATGTGCAAACGGTAGCCCAGCAATGCGGGGAGGTGTTATAA
- a CDS encoding phosphoribosylanthranilate isomerase has protein sequence MWVKICGLTDEAAVQAVARSGASAAGFVFAPSRRQVTVPRAAALASLLPSGISKVGVFADQPLAYIQAAAGAVGLDYVQLHGQETPDFCRQVGLPVIKAFSITEDFPAGKIKLYLMAGARILLDSGSGGSGKAFAWEMIPADFPHPFILAGGLTAQNVCAAIKFTGASGVDVSSGVESQGRKDPAKIHEFVRRAKHCPR, from the coding sequence ATGTGGGTTAAAATCTGTGGATTGACCGACGAAGCGGCCGTACAGGCCGTTGCCCGGTCCGGGGCCAGTGCGGCCGGGTTTGTATTCGCTCCCTCCCGGCGCCAGGTCACAGTGCCCAGGGCGGCTGCCCTGGCCTCCCTGCTGCCGTCCGGCATCAGCAAAGTGGGGGTTTTTGCCGACCAGCCCCTGGCTTACATCCAGGCTGCAGCCGGGGCGGTAGGGTTGGATTATGTACAGTTACACGGCCAGGAGACGCCGGACTTTTGTCGTCAGGTGGGTTTACCTGTAATCAAGGCATTTTCAATAACAGAAGATTTTCCGGCCGGTAAAATTAAGCTCTATTTAATGGCCGGAGCCCGGATTCTGCTGGACAGTGGCAGCGGGGGAAGCGGCAAAGCCTTTGCCTGGGAAATGATTCCGGCCGACTTTCCTCACCCCTTCATCCTGGCCGGCGGACTGACAGCGCAAAATGTCTGTGCCGCCATCAAATTTACCGGTGCCAGCGGTGTTGATGTAAGCAGCGGAGTGGAAAGTCAGGGAAGGAAAGACCCGGCCAAGATACACGAATTTGTAAGGAGGGCGAAACATTGTCCCAGATGA
- the aroA gene encoding 3-phosphoshikimate 1-carboxyvinyltransferase, with protein MQVTPAQALAGTVQPPGDKSISHRALMLGAIASGQTVVKNFLPAQDCFSTWQCLEHLGVKISSPDHYQTVLVEGRGLNGLQEPEQVLDAGNSGTTIRLLLGLLSGQQFFSVLTGDASLRRRPMDRVVKPLQAMGAQIAGRQAASRAPLAVQGGKLNAISYHLPVASAQLKSALMLAGLYCQGVMEIEEPVPTRDHTEKMLQYMEVAIYKEQNWLRLPGGQQPVGKEICVPGDISAAAFFLVAAACLPGSRLVCRNVGLNPARTGIIDILKQMGARLEIRNQRLYGMEPVGDIYIESSPLQAVVIAGETIPRLIDEIPALAIAAARASGVTVIKDAAELRVKESDRIAAVVKLLNNLGVKAQETPDGMIIHGTDQPFRPAELDSYGDHRIAMAGAIAGLMAQAPVTIRQPECMAISFPDFENILLSLRTQ; from the coding sequence ATGCAAGTAACTCCTGCCCAGGCCCTGGCCGGCACTGTGCAGCCGCCGGGCGACAAATCCATCTCGCACCGGGCATTGATGTTGGGCGCTATTGCCAGCGGGCAGACAGTGGTGAAAAATTTTTTGCCCGCCCAGGACTGCTTTTCCACCTGGCAATGCCTGGAACACCTGGGAGTAAAGATTTCTTCACCCGACCACTACCAGACCGTCCTGGTGGAGGGCCGGGGGTTAAACGGCCTGCAGGAACCGGAGCAGGTGCTGGATGCCGGTAATTCAGGGACAACCATCCGCCTGCTGCTGGGCCTGCTGAGCGGGCAGCAATTTTTCTCCGTGCTGACCGGCGATGCTTCCCTGCGCCGCCGGCCCATGGACCGCGTGGTCAAACCCCTGCAAGCCATGGGAGCACAAATTGCTGGCCGGCAGGCAGCCAGCCGCGCCCCCCTGGCCGTGCAGGGTGGCAAGCTAAACGCCATTAGTTACCACCTACCCGTAGCCAGCGCCCAGCTCAAATCGGCCCTTATGCTGGCCGGTCTCTATTGCCAGGGGGTTATGGAAATAGAGGAACCGGTACCCACGCGTGACCACACAGAGAAAATGTTACAGTACATGGAAGTGGCCATATACAAAGAGCAAAACTGGCTGCGCCTGCCCGGCGGGCAGCAGCCTGTGGGCAAAGAGATCTGCGTGCCGGGAGATATTTCCGCCGCCGCCTTTTTTCTGGTGGCCGCCGCCTGTCTACCCGGTTCACGTTTGGTCTGCCGCAATGTAGGTTTAAACCCGGCTCGCACCGGCATCATTGACATATTGAAACAGATGGGGGCCAGGTTGGAAATTCGCAATCAGAGACTGTACGGAATGGAACCGGTGGGCGACATTTACATAGAATCCAGTCCGTTGCAGGCGGTGGTCATAGCCGGAGAGACCATTCCCCGCCTGATTGACGAAATACCCGCCCTGGCCATTGCCGCAGCCCGGGCCAGCGGCGTTACCGTAATAAAAGACGCAGCAGAACTGCGGGTGAAGGAAAGCGACCGTATCGCCGCCGTGGTGAAGTTGCTGAACAATCTGGGGGTAAAAGCGCAGGAAACGCCGGATGGGATGATTATTCACGGCACGGACCAGCCCTTCCGGCCGGCGGAGCTGGACAGTTACGGCGATCACCGCATAGCCATGGCCGGTGCCATAGCCGGACTGATGGCCCAGGCCCCCGTCACCATCCGACAGCCCGAATGCATGGCCATTTCTTTTCCGGATTTTGAAAATATCTTGCTCTCCTTACGGACACAATAA
- the cmk gene encoding (d)CMP kinase: MERKICIAIDGPAGAGKSTVARLVASRLGYRYLDTGAMYRALTWQALQNGLDFVDEPALVNLARTADIQLLPTADGSPQVLINGQDVTLPIRSQQVSQHVSLLAKVPGVRREMVQRQRQLAAGGGVVVEGRDIGTRVLPQAELKIFLTASPRVRAARRAAELADRGEAVDVAQLTEEIARRDAMDASREVDPLRPAPDALYLDCSQMSIAEVVEYIVDRARGVK; the protein is encoded by the coding sequence TTGGAGAGGAAAATCTGTATAGCCATCGATGGCCCGGCCGGTGCAGGAAAAAGCACTGTGGCCAGGCTGGTGGCTTCCCGGCTGGGCTATCGCTATTTGGATACAGGTGCCATGTACCGGGCTCTGACCTGGCAGGCCCTGCAAAACGGCCTGGACTTTGTTGACGAGCCGGCCCTGGTCAACCTGGCCCGCACGGCGGATATCCAGCTTCTGCCCACGGCGGATGGCTCCCCGCAGGTGCTGATAAACGGCCAGGATGTAACACTGCCCATACGCAGCCAGCAGGTCAGCCAGCACGTCTCTCTCCTGGCCAAAGTGCCCGGAGTGCGCCGGGAAATGGTGCAAAGGCAGCGTCAACTGGCGGCCGGCGGGGGAGTAGTCGTGGAAGGAAGGGACATCGGCACCCGGGTGCTACCCCAGGCCGAGTTGAAGATATTTTTAACCGCCAGCCCCCGGGTACGGGCAGCCCGGCGGGCAGCCGAACTGGCAGACCGGGGCGAAGCAGTTGATGTGGCCCAACTGACCGAGGAAATTGCCCGGCGTGATGCCATGGACGCCAGCCGGGAAGTGGACCCGCTCCGGCCAGCCCCCGATGCCCTATACCTGGACTGCTCCCAAATGAGCATTGCCGAAGTGGTGGAATATATTGTGGACCGGGCAAGGGGGGTAAAGTAG
- the aroF gene encoding 3-deoxy-7-phosphoheptulonate synthase, protein MTSYKLVARRPGQADTIIQIANCRIGGGNVVVVAGPCAVESEYQMLELGRQLKECGVHMLRGGAYKPRTSPYSFQGLGEEGLQILARTRELTGLPVISEVTDVRELDKAYHYIDVIQIGSRNMQNFALLTEVGKQDKPVLLKRGLAATLEEWLWAAEYIAAAGNHQIILCERGIRSFETYTRNTFDINAIPALKELTCLPVLADPSHGTGRASLVAPVARAALAAGADGLLIEVHTNPSQALSDGFQSLTPQEMGRLMRELRQIAPAVGKTLP, encoded by the coding sequence TTGACTTCCTACAAACTGGTCGCCCGACGGCCGGGCCAGGCTGATACGATAATCCAGATAGCCAATTGCCGCATTGGTGGAGGAAATGTTGTGGTTGTTGCTGGGCCCTGCGCAGTGGAGAGTGAATACCAGATGTTGGAACTGGGCCGGCAGCTAAAGGAATGTGGCGTGCACATGCTGCGCGGCGGCGCGTATAAACCCCGCACTTCCCCTTACTCCTTTCAGGGACTGGGCGAAGAAGGCCTGCAAATTCTGGCTCGCACGCGAGAACTGACCGGCCTGCCCGTGATCTCCGAGGTTACCGATGTACGTGAGTTGGATAAAGCTTATCACTATATAGATGTAATCCAGATCGGCAGCCGCAATATGCAGAATTTTGCCCTGCTCACCGAGGTGGGCAAGCAGGACAAACCCGTGCTGCTCAAACGCGGCCTGGCCGCCACACTGGAAGAGTGGCTGTGGGCGGCCGAGTATATTGCTGCGGCCGGCAACCACCAGATCATCCTCTGTGAACGTGGTATCCGCAGTTTTGAAACCTATACCCGCAACACCTTTGACATCAACGCCATACCGGCCTTAAAAGAGCTTACCTGCCTGCCCGTGCTGGCCGACCCCAGCCATGGCACCGGGCGCGCTTCACTGGTGGCGCCGGTGGCCCGGGCGGCCCTGGCAGCAGGGGCCGATGGCTTGCTGATCGAAGTGCACACCAACCCGAGCCAGGCCCTGTCCGATGGGTTTCAGTCCCTTACACCGCAGGAAATGGGACGCTTGATGCGAGAACTGCGCCAGATTGCCCCGGCCGTGGGTAAAACATTGCCTTGA
- a CDS encoding aminodeoxychorismate/anthranilate synthase component II gives MLVIDNYDSFTYNLVHCLYQAGVERVRVFRRDALPANWLEKMQPRALVISPGPGHPAQAPETLAALRASLKKIPILGVCLGHQMIGHLLGGRVVRAASPVHGKTTPIFHDGRGIFAGLPQGVSVVRYHSLVIEPSSLPPALQVTAVTARGEIMGIRHRHYPVEGVQFHPESVLTEGGRQLIRNFVQTYLK, from the coding sequence GTGCTGGTGATTGACAACTACGATTCCTTTACTTATAACCTGGTGCACTGTTTATACCAGGCGGGCGTGGAACGGGTGAGGGTATTTCGCCGCGACGCGCTACCTGCCAACTGGTTAGAAAAAATGCAGCCCCGGGCCCTGGTCATCTCGCCCGGCCCCGGCCATCCCGCCCAGGCCCCGGAGACGTTGGCAGCGCTGCGCGCCAGCCTGAAAAAGATTCCCATTCTGGGTGTCTGCCTGGGCCACCAGATGATAGGTCATCTGCTGGGGGGGCGGGTGGTGCGGGCGGCCAGCCCGGTACACGGCAAGACCACACCCATTTTTCACGACGGCCGGGGGATTTTTGCCGGGCTGCCCCAGGGTGTCAGCGTTGTCCGCTACCACTCGCTGGTGATCGAACCGTCCAGTCTGCCGCCCGCGCTGCAGGTCACGGCCGTCACCGCCCGGGGCGAAATTATGGGCATCCGGCACCGCCATTATCCGGTGGAGGGTGTGCAATTCCACCCCGAATCTGTGCTGACCGAGGGCGGCCGGCAGCTCATACGCAATTTTGTTCAGACCTATCTCAAATAA
- a CDS encoding indole-3-glycerol-phosphate synthase — MLSLIIDRMEQYLVSPRYRQQHRAWQKLQRYRPPQSLAAALRQPGRVSLLAEIKYASPARGDLGQKRTPEELAELYEQGGASGISVLTEEHFFQGSPQFLPRVARVTSLPLLRKDFLIIPEQIEDSYHLGADAVLLLAGVLGEKKLPLLMAAAAQWGMEALVEVHTAAELAFSLAAGANFILINNRNLHNLQVDLSITAALRPSITDPAVTVVSGSGISSPADLAWLERFSVHGALVGTALMTADDLPAFLAGLQSRGEGEKNVG, encoded by the coding sequence ATGCTGTCGCTGATTATCGACCGGATGGAACAGTACCTGGTCTCCCCCCGCTACCGGCAGCAGCACCGGGCCTGGCAAAAGTTACAGCGCTACCGCCCGCCGCAATCGCTGGCCGCTGCACTGCGCCAACCTGGCCGGGTGAGCCTGCTGGCCGAAATCAAGTATGCTTCACCGGCCCGGGGCGACCTGGGACAAAAGCGCACCCCGGAAGAACTGGCAGAGCTATATGAACAGGGAGGGGCCAGCGGCATTTCAGTCTTGACCGAGGAGCATTTCTTTCAGGGCAGCCCGCAATTTTTGCCACGGGTAGCCCGGGTCACCAGCCTGCCCCTTTTGCGCAAAGACTTTCTTATCATTCCCGAGCAGATTGAGGACAGCTACCACCTGGGTGCCGATGCCGTCCTGCTGCTGGCCGGCGTGCTGGGTGAAAAAAAGTTGCCCCTGTTGATGGCTGCAGCCGCCCAGTGGGGGATGGAGGCGCTGGTGGAAGTGCACACTGCGGCGGAACTGGCGTTCAGCCTGGCCGCCGGAGCAAATTTTATCCTGATCAACAACCGCAACCTGCACAACCTGCAGGTGGATCTGTCCATTACTGCCGCGCTGCGTCCGTCGATCACAGACCCGGCGGTGACAGTGGTCAGTGGCAGTGGCATAAGCTCTCCTGCAGACCTGGCTTGGTTGGAGCGGTTTTCTGTCCACGGGGCGCTGGTGGGGACGGCGCTCATGACCGCGGACGATCTGCCCGCCTTTCTGGCCGGGCTGCAGAGCAGGGGGGAAGGCGAGAAGAATGTGGGTTAA
- the trpD gene encoding anthranilate phosphoribosyltransferase, which translates to MRTLQQLIGQIIEGHHLHMEQAEQLMTGIMSGQLSPAQIGALLVALRWKGETVEEIVGFARAMRQKAIPIPHDHEVLVDTCGTGGDGAGTMNISTAAALVVAGAGIPVAKHGNRSVSSKCGSADVLEHLGVNLYLPAEQLAACLREVGIVFLFAPHLHPAMAHVSQPRREIGVRTVFNILGPLCNPAGANCQVIGVFSEALLEKMARAVQLLGTRRAFLVHGREKPHGLDEVSISSPTVVYEVTSEHIGSFILQPHELGLATPSMDELRCRSVEQAAAMLLAVLQGRPGAARNAVLLNAALGIMAAGAAEDYRTALQLAAHSIDSGRALDKLSRLIHFCRRVESEGTGSGVKQCCR; encoded by the coding sequence GTGAGAACCTTGCAACAGCTGATTGGCCAGATAATAGAAGGGCATCATCTGCACATGGAACAGGCCGAGCAATTGATGACGGGGATCATGAGCGGGCAGCTCAGCCCGGCCCAGATCGGCGCGCTGCTGGTGGCCCTGCGTTGGAAAGGAGAGACCGTGGAAGAGATTGTGGGCTTTGCCCGGGCCATGCGCCAGAAAGCAATCCCAATCCCGCATGATCATGAAGTGCTGGTGGACACCTGTGGAACAGGTGGGGATGGCGCCGGGACAATGAACATATCCACGGCCGCCGCCCTGGTGGTGGCCGGGGCCGGCATACCGGTGGCCAAACACGGCAACCGCTCGGTGAGCAGCAAATGTGGCTCGGCCGACGTGCTGGAGCACCTGGGAGTAAATCTCTATCTGCCGGCGGAGCAGTTGGCCGCCTGTCTGCGAGAAGTGGGCATAGTCTTCCTTTTCGCTCCCCACCTGCACCCGGCCATGGCCCATGTCAGCCAGCCGCGGCGGGAAATCGGCGTACGCACGGTATTCAACATCCTGGGCCCGCTGTGCAACCCGGCCGGAGCCAATTGCCAGGTCATAGGCGTTTTCAGCGAAGCGCTGCTGGAAAAAATGGCCCGGGCCGTACAGTTGCTGGGCACCAGGCGTGCTTTTCTGGTACACGGCCGGGAAAAACCGCATGGCCTGGATGAAGTCTCCATCAGCAGTCCCACAGTGGTATACGAGGTCACATCTGAGCACATTGGCAGCTTTATCCTGCAGCCCCACGAACTAGGCCTGGCCACCCCCAGCATGGATGAATTGCGCTGCCGCAGTGTGGAACAGGCGGCGGCCATGTTGCTGGCCGTTTTACAGGGCCGGCCCGGGGCGGCCCGCAATGCCGTCCTGCTCAACGCCGCGCTGGGGATTATGGCGGCCGGGGCGGCTGAGGATTACCGGACAGCCCTGCAATTGGCCGCCCACAGCATTGACAGTGGCCGCGCCCTGGACAAGCTGTCCCGCCTGATCCACTTTTGCCGCCGGGTGGAAAGTGAGGGCACCGGATCCGGGGTGAAACAATGCTGTCGCTGA